A stretch of Rhinopithecus roxellana isolate Shanxi Qingling chromosome 12, ASM756505v1, whole genome shotgun sequence DNA encodes these proteins:
- the SMPDL3B gene encoding LOW QUALITY PROTEIN: acid sphingomyelinase-like phosphodiesterase 3b (The sequence of the model RefSeq protein was modified relative to this genomic sequence to represent the inferred CDS: inserted 6 bases in 4 codons), protein MSHVPNEKLGEAAVLEIVKCLTKLIREVFLDTKVYAALGNHDFHPKNQFPAGINKIDNQIAELWKPWLSNESIALFKKGAFYSEKLPGPSGAGQIVVLNTNLYYXSNELTADMVDPGQQCQWLEDVLTNASKAGDMVYTVGHLPPGFFEKTQNKAWFQEGFNEKYLKVVWKHGCVTAGQFFRHHHTDSFRMLYDDAGAPISAMFITPGVTPWKTTLPRVINGPNNPVIRVFEYDRLTAGLPQTLSPGHGDYFMNLSQANAQGMRCWELEYQLTKAYXGAHSMQAVLDCITGDQGALQYYYVYNSVSYYPGVCDEXQHVCAMRQVDVDAYTTCLXPLGTTPAPHLPLLLMALLGLCTLVQ, encoded by the exons ATACTAAAGTCTATGCTGCTTTGGGAAATCATGACTTTCACCCCAAAAACCAGTTCCCAGCTGGAATTAACAAGATCGACAATCAGATAGCAGAACTATGGAAACCCTGGCTCAGTAACGAgtccattgctctcttcaaaaAAG GTGCCTTCTACTCTGAGAAGCTGCCAGGTCCCAGCGGGGCTGGGCAAATTGTGGTGCTCAACACCAATCTGTACTA CAGCAATGAGCTGACAGCAGACATGGTGGACCCTGGCCAGCAATGCCAGTGGCTGGAAGACGTGCTGACCAATGCCTCCAAAGCTGGGGACATG GTGTACACTGTTGGCCACTTGCCCCCAGGGTTCTTTGAGAAGACACAAAACAAGGCATGGTTCCAGGAGGGCTTCAACGAAAAATACCTGAAGGTGGTCTGGAAGCATGGTTGCGTCACAGCAGGGCAGTTCTTCAGGCACCACCACACTGACAGCTTTCGGATGCTCTATGATGACGCAG GTGCCCCCATAAGCGCGATGTTCATCACACCTGGAGTCACCCCATGGAAAACCACATTACCCAGAGTGATCAATGGGCCTAACAATCCAGTCATCCGGGTGTTCGAATATGACAG GCTCACAGCCGGCCTACCCCAAACCCTTTCTCCAGGACATGGTGACTACTTCATGAACCTGAGCCAGGCGAATGCTCAGGGGATGCGGTGCTGGGAGCTCGAGTACCAGCTGACTAAAGCCT TGGGTGCCCACTCTATGCAGGCAGTGTTGGACTGCATCACTGGCGACCAGGGCGCACTACAGTACTACTACGTCTATAACTCAGTCAGCTACTACCCTGGGGTCTGTGATGA GCAGCACGTGTGTGCCATGCGCCAGGTGGACGTTGACGCCTACACCACCTGTC TGCCTCTGGGGACCACACCCGCGCCCCATCTCCCGCTGCTGCTGATGGCCCTGCTGGGCCTGTGCACGCTCGTGCAGTGA
- the XKR8 gene encoding XK-related protein 8 isoform X3 has protein sequence MPWSSRAALLRDLVLCVLGTAAFLLDLGADLWAAVQYALDGRYLWAALVLALLGLASVALQLFSWLWLRADPAGLHGSQAPRRCLALLHLLQLGYLYRCVQELRQGLLVWQQEEPSEFDLAYADFLSLDISMLRLFETFLETAPQLTLVLAIMLQSGQAEYYQWFGICTSFLGISWALLDYHRALRTCLPSKPLLGLGSSVIYFLWNLLLLWPRVLAVALFSALFPSYVALHFLGLWLVLLLWVWLQGTDFMPDPSSEWLYRVTVATILYFSWFNVAEGHTLGRATIHFAFLLIDSILLVVTWMTHSSWLPSGIPLQLWLPVGCGCFFLGLALRLVYYRWLHPSCCRKPDPDQNFFPKAKDEAASPVKGEVNGVL, from the exons ATGCCCTGGTCGTCCCGCGCCGCCCTCCTTCGGGACCTGGTCCTGTGCGTGCTGGGCACTGCCGCCTTCCTGCTCGACCTGGGCGCAGACCTGTGGGCCGCCGTCCAGTATGCGCTCGACGGCCGCTACCTGTGGGCGGCGCTGGTGCTGGCGCTGTTGGGCCTGGCCTCGGTGGCGCTGCAGCTGTTCAGCTGGCTCTGGCTGCGCGCTGACCCTGCCGGCCTGCATGGGTCACAGGCCCCGCGCCGCTGCCTGGCGCTGCTGCATCTCCTGCAGCTGGGTTACCTGTACAG GTGCGTGCAGGAGCTGCGCCAGGGGCTGCTGGTGTGGCAGCAGGAGGAGCCCTCTGAGTTTGACTTGGCCTACGCCGACTTCCTCTCCCTGGACATCAGCATGCTGCGTCTCTTCGAGACCTTCTTGGAGACAGCACCACAGCTCACGCTGGTGCTGGCCATTATGCTGCAGAGCGGCCAGGCTGAGTACTACCAGT GGTTTGGCATCTGCACATCCTTCCTGGGCATCTCGTGGGCACTGCTTGACTACCACCGGGCCTTGCGCACCTGCCTCCCCTCCAAGCCCCTCCTGGGCCTGGGCTCCTCCGTGATCTACTTCCTGTGGAACCTGCTGCTGCTGTGGCCCCGAGTCCTGGCTGTGGCCCTGTTCTCAGCCCTCTTCCCCAGCTATGTGGCCCTGCACTTCCTGGGCCTGTGGCTGGTACTGCTGCTCTGGGTCTGGCTTCAGGGTACAGACTTTATGCCGGACCCCAGCTCCGAGTGGCTGTACCGGGTGACGGTGGCCACCATCCTCTATTTCTCCTGGTTCAATGTGGCTGAGGGCCACACCCTAGGCCGGGCCACCATCCACTTCGCCTTCCTCCTGATTGACAGCATTCTCCTGGTGGTCACCTGGATGACTCATAGCTCCTGGCTGCCCAGCGGGATTCCACTGCAGCTGTGGCTGCCTGTGGGCTGCGGCTGCTTCTTTCTGGGCCTGGCTCTGCGGCTTGTGTACTACCGCTGGCTGCACCCTAGCTGCTGCCGGAAGCCCGACCCTGACCAG AACTTTTTCCCCAAGGCTAAGGATGAGGCTGCTTCGCCAGTGAAGGGAGAGGTGAATGGCGTCCTTTGA
- the XKR8 gene encoding XK-related protein 8 isoform X1 yields MPWSSRAALLRDLVLCVLGTAAFLLDLGADLWAAVQYALDGRYLWAALVLALLGLASVALQLFSWLWLRADPAGLHGSQAPRRCLALLHLLQLGYLYRCVQELRQGLLVWQQEEPSEFDLAYADFLSLDISMLRLFETFLETAPQLTLVLAIMLQSGQAEYYQWFGICTSFLGISWALLDYHRALRTCLPSKPLLGLGSSVIYFLWNLLLLWPRVLAVALFSALFPSYVALHFLGLWLVLLLWVWLQGTDFMPDPSSEWLYRVTVATILYFSWFNVAEGHTLGRATIHFAFLLIDSILLVVTWMTHSSWLPSGIPLQLWLPVGCGCFFLGLALRLVYYRWLHPSCCRKPDPDQIFVLGWRKRQGNYRQRRVPWTIHSGKKPRSSCFLFHRNEGGNNQE; encoded by the exons ATGCCCTGGTCGTCCCGCGCCGCCCTCCTTCGGGACCTGGTCCTGTGCGTGCTGGGCACTGCCGCCTTCCTGCTCGACCTGGGCGCAGACCTGTGGGCCGCCGTCCAGTATGCGCTCGACGGCCGCTACCTGTGGGCGGCGCTGGTGCTGGCGCTGTTGGGCCTGGCCTCGGTGGCGCTGCAGCTGTTCAGCTGGCTCTGGCTGCGCGCTGACCCTGCCGGCCTGCATGGGTCACAGGCCCCGCGCCGCTGCCTGGCGCTGCTGCATCTCCTGCAGCTGGGTTACCTGTACAG GTGCGTGCAGGAGCTGCGCCAGGGGCTGCTGGTGTGGCAGCAGGAGGAGCCCTCTGAGTTTGACTTGGCCTACGCCGACTTCCTCTCCCTGGACATCAGCATGCTGCGTCTCTTCGAGACCTTCTTGGAGACAGCACCACAGCTCACGCTGGTGCTGGCCATTATGCTGCAGAGCGGCCAGGCTGAGTACTACCAGT GGTTTGGCATCTGCACATCCTTCCTGGGCATCTCGTGGGCACTGCTTGACTACCACCGGGCCTTGCGCACCTGCCTCCCCTCCAAGCCCCTCCTGGGCCTGGGCTCCTCCGTGATCTACTTCCTGTGGAACCTGCTGCTGCTGTGGCCCCGAGTCCTGGCTGTGGCCCTGTTCTCAGCCCTCTTCCCCAGCTATGTGGCCCTGCACTTCCTGGGCCTGTGGCTGGTACTGCTGCTCTGGGTCTGGCTTCAGGGTACAGACTTTATGCCGGACCCCAGCTCCGAGTGGCTGTACCGGGTGACGGTGGCCACCATCCTCTATTTCTCCTGGTTCAATGTGGCTGAGGGCCACACCCTAGGCCGGGCCACCATCCACTTCGCCTTCCTCCTGATTGACAGCATTCTCCTGGTGGTCACCTGGATGACTCATAGCTCCTGGCTGCCCAGCGGGATTCCACTGCAGCTGTGGCTGCCTGTGGGCTGCGGCTGCTTCTTTCTGGGCCTGGCTCTGCGGCTTGTGTACTACCGCTGGCTGCACCCTAGCTGCTGCCGGAAGCCCGACCCTGACCAG atTTTTGTGTTGGGGTGGAGAAAAAGGCAGGGTAATTACAGACAGCGCCGTGTTCCCTGGACAATTCATTCTGGCAAAAAGCCAAGAAGCTCCTGTTTTCTCTTCCATCGAAATGAGGGCGGCAACAACCAGGAATGA
- the XKR8 gene encoding XK-related protein 8 isoform X2: MPWSSRAALLRDLVLCVLGTAAFLLDLGADLWAAVQYALDGRYLWAALVLALLGLASVALQLFSWLWLRADPAGLHGSQAPRRCLALLHLLQLGYLYRCVQELRQGLLVWQQEEPSEFDLAYADFLSLDISMLRLFETFLETAPQLTLVLAIMLQSGQAEYYQWFGICTSFLGISWALLDYHRALRTCLPSKPLLGLGSSVIYFLWNLLLLWPRVLAVALFSALFPSYVALHFLGLWLVLLLWVWLQGTDFMPDPSSEWLYRVTVATILYFSWFNVAEGHTLGRATIHFAFLLIDSILLVVTWMTHSSWLPSGIPLQLWLPVGCGCFFLGLALRLVYYRWLHPSCCRKPDPDQVDWGPESTFPRGVSVASEQAHDPVSTELFPQG; the protein is encoded by the exons ATGCCCTGGTCGTCCCGCGCCGCCCTCCTTCGGGACCTGGTCCTGTGCGTGCTGGGCACTGCCGCCTTCCTGCTCGACCTGGGCGCAGACCTGTGGGCCGCCGTCCAGTATGCGCTCGACGGCCGCTACCTGTGGGCGGCGCTGGTGCTGGCGCTGTTGGGCCTGGCCTCGGTGGCGCTGCAGCTGTTCAGCTGGCTCTGGCTGCGCGCTGACCCTGCCGGCCTGCATGGGTCACAGGCCCCGCGCCGCTGCCTGGCGCTGCTGCATCTCCTGCAGCTGGGTTACCTGTACAG GTGCGTGCAGGAGCTGCGCCAGGGGCTGCTGGTGTGGCAGCAGGAGGAGCCCTCTGAGTTTGACTTGGCCTACGCCGACTTCCTCTCCCTGGACATCAGCATGCTGCGTCTCTTCGAGACCTTCTTGGAGACAGCACCACAGCTCACGCTGGTGCTGGCCATTATGCTGCAGAGCGGCCAGGCTGAGTACTACCAGT GGTTTGGCATCTGCACATCCTTCCTGGGCATCTCGTGGGCACTGCTTGACTACCACCGGGCCTTGCGCACCTGCCTCCCCTCCAAGCCCCTCCTGGGCCTGGGCTCCTCCGTGATCTACTTCCTGTGGAACCTGCTGCTGCTGTGGCCCCGAGTCCTGGCTGTGGCCCTGTTCTCAGCCCTCTTCCCCAGCTATGTGGCCCTGCACTTCCTGGGCCTGTGGCTGGTACTGCTGCTCTGGGTCTGGCTTCAGGGTACAGACTTTATGCCGGACCCCAGCTCCGAGTGGCTGTACCGGGTGACGGTGGCCACCATCCTCTATTTCTCCTGGTTCAATGTGGCTGAGGGCCACACCCTAGGCCGGGCCACCATCCACTTCGCCTTCCTCCTGATTGACAGCATTCTCCTGGTGGTCACCTGGATGACTCATAGCTCCTGGCTGCCCAGCGGGATTCCACTGCAGCTGTGGCTGCCTGTGGGCTGCGGCTGCTTCTTTCTGGGCCTGGCTCTGCGGCTTGTGTACTACCGCTGGCTGCACCCTAGCTGCTGCCGGAAGCCCGACCCTGACCAGGTAGACTGGGGCCCGGAGTCTACTTTCCCCAGAGGGGTATCAGTTGCCTCAGAACAGGCGCATGACCCAGTTAGCACAGAACTTTTTCCCCAAGGCTAA